One genomic region from Thermoleptolyngbya sichuanensis A183 encodes:
- a CDS encoding glycosyltransferase family 4 protein, with the protein MKILHLSTFDTIGGAARAAYRVHQGLRSLGADSWMLVQKSTSGDRTVLSPKTLLGQVASRLRAEIDGLALRPYPHVNKSVFDIQRTPNRISPRIQQLNPDIINLHWILNSYLPIESLTRIPKPIVWTLMDMWPFTGGCHYTQGCDRYTQACGSCPHLGSTSENDLSRRTWQRKAKAWKDLNLTIVSPTQWLAECARASTLFKDLRIEIIPFCLDTQTYKPIDRQAARFALNLPPDKKLILFGAISATQDRRKGFQLLQPALQQLAQTELNSQAEVVVFGSSKPEFPVDLGFPARYLGHLSDDVTLALAYSAADVFVAPSLQEAFGQTASEAMACGTPVVAFKGTGLADIVDHQHNGYLANPFEIEDLAQGIRWILEHSDSEQSLRVAARQKAEHAFSLELQACRYLELYQDLLARMPPA; encoded by the coding sequence ATGAAAATTTTACATCTCAGCACCTTTGACACCATTGGCGGCGCAGCGCGGGCAGCCTACCGGGTGCATCAGGGGTTGCGATCGCTCGGAGCAGATTCCTGGATGCTTGTGCAAAAAAGCACCAGTGGCGATCGCACTGTCTTGTCTCCAAAGACCCTACTGGGACAAGTCGCGAGTCGCCTTCGTGCTGAAATAGATGGACTAGCGCTGCGTCCCTATCCCCACGTCAACAAATCAGTTTTTGACATCCAGCGTACGCCCAACCGAATCTCTCCCCGTATCCAGCAGCTTAACCCTGATATTATTAATCTTCACTGGATTTTAAATAGCTACTTGCCTATTGAAAGCTTGACGCGCATCCCAAAGCCGATCGTGTGGACGCTGATGGATATGTGGCCGTTCACTGGCGGCTGCCACTACACGCAGGGATGCGATCGCTACACCCAGGCTTGCGGAAGCTGTCCCCATCTCGGCAGCACCAGCGAAAATGACCTATCTCGTCGCACCTGGCAGCGTAAAGCGAAGGCGTGGAAGGATCTCAACTTGACGATTGTTTCCCCAACGCAGTGGCTCGCAGAGTGCGCTCGTGCCAGTACCCTGTTCAAAGACTTGCGTATCGAGATTATTCCCTTTTGCCTCGATACGCAAACGTATAAGCCGATCGATCGCCAGGCGGCCCGATTCGCCCTCAACCTGCCGCCAGATAAGAAGCTGATCCTGTTCGGGGCCATTAGCGCTACCCAGGATCGGCGTAAGGGATTTCAGCTATTGCAGCCCGCGTTACAGCAACTTGCTCAGACTGAACTGAATTCGCAAGCTGAAGTCGTGGTGTTCGGCTCCTCCAAACCGGAGTTTCCTGTTGATTTGGGTTTTCCTGCCCGTTATCTGGGACATCTCAGCGATGACGTTACATTAGCCTTGGCGTATTCCGCTGCGGATGTATTTGTAGCGCCATCGCTACAAGAAGCGTTTGGGCAGACGGCATCTGAGGCGATGGCCTGCGGCACGCCGGTCGTTGCGTTCAAAGGCACGGGACTGGCGGACATTGTGGATCATCAGCACAATGGCTACCTTGCCAACCCGTTTGAGATTGAGGACTTAGCCCAAGGAATCCGCTGGATTTTGGAGCATTCCGATTCGGAGCAATCACTGCGAGTGGCTGCTCGCCAAAAAGCTGAACACGCCTTTTCACTTGAGTTACAAGCTTGTCGCTATCTAGAGCTTTACCAAGACTTACTGGCTCGAATGCCCCCTGCATAA
- a CDS encoding glycosyltransferase family 2 protein, translated as MKKAVAIIIFNRPDKTLKVLDKIRQAKPEKLFVIADGPRSENINDAKRCSQTRAIIDQVDWECEILKNYSEHNLGCGKRVASGLDWVFSLVDEAIILEDDCVPHSSFFSFCEELLDRYRDDARVMSICGKNVQFGRNSTKFSYYFSRYAHCWGWATWSRAWKYFDYDMLNWEMVKSENLLEDILGDSRSVGYWTSIFQSVYERRYQSASWAYRWLLSSWLQNGLSILPGVNLVSNIGFGEDATHTTTTSERSQYANMQTETMQFPLKHPPYLIRNRAADKFEQDTLFDPSLMTRARAKLLRMLGKKVI; from the coding sequence ATGAAAAAAGCTGTGGCAATTATTATATTTAATCGACCAGATAAGACCCTGAAAGTGCTTGATAAAATTCGTCAAGCTAAACCTGAAAAGCTCTTTGTGATTGCAGATGGGCCGAGAAGTGAGAATATTAATGATGCAAAGAGGTGTTCTCAAACTCGTGCAATCATCGATCAGGTTGATTGGGAATGTGAAATCCTAAAAAACTATTCGGAACATAATTTAGGCTGTGGAAAGCGAGTCGCATCTGGTCTGGATTGGGTATTTTCGTTAGTTGATGAGGCAATTATTCTGGAAGATGACTGTGTCCCTCACTCCAGTTTCTTTTCTTTCTGTGAAGAACTTTTAGACCGCTATCGAGACGATGCTAGAGTTATGTCCATATGCGGAAAAAATGTTCAGTTTGGACGCAATTCAACTAAATTTAGCTATTATTTCTCTCGCTATGCTCACTGTTGGGGATGGGCAACATGGAGTCGAGCATGGAAATACTTCGATTATGACATGCTTAATTGGGAGATGGTAAAGTCTGAAAATCTTCTGGAAGATATACTGGGGGATTCTCGCTCTGTTGGTTATTGGACTAGTATCTTTCAGTCAGTTTACGAGCGAAGGTATCAGTCTGCTTCTTGGGCTTATCGCTGGCTGTTGTCTAGCTGGTTGCAGAATGGTTTAAGTATTTTGCCAGGTGTAAATTTAGTTTCCAATATTGGCTTTGGCGAAGATGCAACACATACAACAACGACGAGCGAGCGAAGCCAGTATGCCAATATGCAGACGGAAACAATGCAGTTTCCTCTTAAGCATCCGCCTTATTTAATTCGTAATCGAGCGGCTGACAAGTTTGAGCAAGATACCCTGTTTGACCCTAGCTTAATGACCCGTGCCAGAGCGAAACTGCTACGCATGCTTGGCAAAAAAGTGATTTAA
- a CDS encoding glycosyltransferase, giving the protein MQIPSTDLEFSLVCFDLSIYGHHPHYILHLCKGWTARSPLGTLFFVVSPQFLKVHADVVRQCSQGASVQFVAITEAEQTALKSRSSGIARNLRNFQEWRLFARYAQLLQADHALMLYLDTCLLPMAAGLSFPCPVSGIYFRPTFHYYTFSPRPQTWRDRLQAWRDRLILGAALRHPQFRTLFSLDPIAPGHITPPPHVKVCALADPVDLAYQSAGSGVELRQQLEIEGDRTVFLLFGALTARKGIYPLLESLELLPDEVCQQVCLILLGEANAGDQPRIARSVSLLRQCKPIQILERYEFVEDSVLHQYIEIADVVLALYQKHVGMSGILMQAALHQKPVLSSDYGLMGELVRQYELGLAIQSEKPGAIANGITHYILQGQEININLHRTHELIANHTSTKFSTSILSECVSQEIYAKAQHL; this is encoded by the coding sequence ATGCAGATCCCATCTACAGACCTAGAGTTCAGCCTGGTTTGTTTTGACCTGTCGATCTACGGTCATCATCCACACTATATTTTGCACCTGTGTAAAGGTTGGACGGCGCGATCGCCCCTGGGAACGCTCTTTTTCGTCGTGTCGCCCCAGTTCCTCAAGGTTCATGCCGATGTAGTGCGGCAGTGCAGCCAGGGTGCCTCTGTTCAGTTTGTGGCGATTACCGAAGCTGAACAGACTGCGCTGAAATCTCGCAGTTCTGGCATTGCTCGCAACCTTCGCAACTTCCAGGAATGGCGATTGTTTGCCAGGTATGCCCAACTGCTGCAAGCTGACCATGCGCTGATGCTCTATCTAGACACCTGTCTTTTGCCAATGGCAGCTGGACTATCGTTTCCTTGCCCTGTTTCAGGGATTTACTTTCGCCCTACATTCCATTACTACACCTTTAGCCCCCGCCCCCAAACCTGGCGCGATCGCCTACAGGCCTGGCGCGATCGCCTGATCCTCGGCGCTGCGCTGCGCCATCCCCAGTTTCGCACGCTGTTTTCCCTCGACCCGATTGCACCAGGCCATATCACGCCGCCCCCCCATGTCAAGGTCTGTGCGCTAGCCGATCCGGTCGATTTGGCTTACCAGTCGGCCGGTTCTGGGGTCGAACTCCGCCAGCAGTTAGAAATTGAGGGCGATCGCACTGTATTTCTCCTGTTTGGTGCGCTGACTGCCCGTAAAGGGATATATCCACTACTGGAAAGCTTGGAACTGTTGCCTGATGAAGTTTGCCAACAGGTTTGCTTGATTTTGTTAGGGGAGGCTAATGCTGGTGATCAGCCGCGAATTGCTCGTTCAGTATCGCTGCTGCGTCAGTGCAAACCGATTCAAATTCTAGAGCGCTATGAGTTTGTAGAAGATTCGGTGCTGCATCAATATATCGAAATAGCAGATGTGGTGCTGGCGCTGTATCAAAAGCATGTTGGTATGAGCGGCATTTTGATGCAGGCCGCGTTGCACCAAAAGCCCGTGCTGAGTTCGGATTATGGATTAATGGGTGAACTGGTGCGCCAGTATGAATTGGGGCTAGCGATTCAGTCGGAAAAACCAGGGGCGATCGCCAACGGAATTACCCATTACATTTTGCAAGGTCAAGAAATCAATATTAATCTCCACAGAACACACGAGCTCATTGCAAATCATACCTCAACGAAATTTTCTACTTCTATCCTAAGTGAGTGCGTCAGCCAGGAGATTTATGCAAAAGCCCAGCACCTCTAA
- a CDS encoding ABC transporter ATP-binding protein, translating into MLQYLKKIWFILGNSKRQIPLLFLVFTISSLAETLGIGMLGPFFTIVSDPQIIEQNSALSGIFGALRISSTRGVITFLCIFIAVTFILKSALYFFSKLYILKFSHMHRANMIQTLNHAYLYSDYNYFISKNSSSLIKNITLETQEFCYKILLSLLYGVSNLFILVFLFVLMAATDLLLLAATLSALLPVVLLIYFMRHRLKRWGRKSSEALQGIIKTLNHGLGGFKETRVIGCAPYFEAQMASNAKQYAQAASFAASFDMLPRILIETVLVVFIVSFIAISQLFLSRSTDLLISSLSVFAVASIRLVPAASQLMSTIGNLQSTRHVPDILYADLKEIEQRFSVSSNSSLGSRERALNHTVAMDFQQQIRLSNVVYRYSTSLDPAINDVSLEIQKGESIAFIGKSGAGKTTLVDIILGLLTPQSGDITVDGVSIYRDLRAWQNLVGYIPQSIFLLDDTIERNIAFGVPDHLIDYRRLEQAIAAAQLEELIAQIPKGIHTRIGERGVMLSGGQRQRIGIARALYHEREVLVLDEATSALDNETEKKVSEAIQALSGKKTIIIIAHRLSTVEHCNRVYLLETGKVLRSGKYREIIAS; encoded by the coding sequence ATGCTGCAATACTTGAAGAAGATCTGGTTTATTTTAGGGAATTCAAAGAGGCAGATCCCGCTGTTATTTCTGGTATTTACTATTTCTTCACTTGCTGAAACTCTGGGAATTGGGATGCTCGGGCCCTTTTTTACAATTGTTTCAGATCCACAAATTATTGAGCAGAATTCTGCTCTGTCAGGAATATTTGGTGCTTTAAGGATATCTTCTACAAGAGGCGTGATTACTTTTCTCTGTATTTTCATAGCTGTAACTTTTATTCTGAAGTCAGCACTCTACTTCTTTTCTAAGCTGTATATTCTTAAGTTCAGCCATATGCATAGGGCTAACATGATTCAGACTTTAAATCATGCCTATCTTTATAGTGATTACAATTACTTCATTTCCAAAAACTCATCAAGTCTAATTAAGAATATCACACTCGAAACGCAGGAGTTCTGTTACAAGATTCTACTGTCCTTGCTGTACGGCGTTTCAAATCTGTTTATTCTAGTTTTTCTATTTGTCTTAATGGCGGCAACAGATTTGCTTCTTTTAGCCGCAACCCTTTCCGCATTGCTGCCTGTTGTGCTGCTGATTTACTTCATGAGACATCGATTAAAGCGCTGGGGACGAAAGAGTTCAGAGGCACTGCAAGGCATTATTAAGACGCTCAATCATGGGCTAGGTGGATTTAAAGAAACTCGTGTTATTGGCTGTGCGCCCTACTTTGAAGCGCAAATGGCTAGCAATGCAAAGCAATATGCTCAGGCGGCTTCCTTTGCTGCAAGCTTTGACATGTTGCCTCGCATTTTGATTGAAACAGTGTTAGTTGTGTTTATCGTGTCATTCATTGCAATTTCACAGCTTTTTCTATCTCGTAGCACAGATCTACTAATTTCTAGCCTCAGTGTGTTTGCAGTTGCTTCGATTCGCCTGGTGCCTGCCGCTAGCCAACTCATGTCTACCATTGGTAATCTGCAAAGCACTCGCCACGTCCCGGATATTTTATATGCTGATCTGAAGGAAATTGAACAACGGTTCTCTGTATCTAGCAATAGCAGCCTAGGGTCTAGGGAAAGAGCTTTGAACCATACAGTTGCGATGGACTTTCAGCAGCAGATTCGATTATCGAATGTGGTTTATCGCTACTCAACGTCTTTAGACCCAGCAATTAACGATGTATCGTTAGAGATTCAAAAGGGAGAATCGATTGCGTTTATCGGAAAATCTGGAGCAGGCAAAACCACGTTGGTCGATATTATCTTAGGTTTGCTTACGCCTCAAAGTGGAGATATTACCGTTGATGGGGTGTCTATTTACCGAGATTTGCGAGCATGGCAAAACTTGGTGGGCTACATTCCACAATCTATTTTCCTGTTAGACGACACGATCGAACGAAATATTGCCTTTGGGGTTCCGGATCATCTGATTGACTATAGAAGGTTAGAGCAGGCGATCGCCGCTGCTCAGTTAGAGGAACTGATTGCCCAGATCCCCAAAGGCATTCATACTCGCATCGGAGAGCGCGGCGTGATGCTCTCCGGTGGACAGCGACAGCGAATCGGCATTGCCAGAGCGCTCTATCATGAGCGAGAAGTGCTGGTACTCGACGAAGCTACTTCTGCCTTGGATAACGAGACCGAAAAGAAGGTAAGCGAAGCAATTCAAGCACTGTCAGGTAAGAAAACAATAATTATTATTGCCCATCGCTTATCGACAGTAGAACATTGCAATCGAGTCTATCTATTGGAGACTGGAAAAGTTTTAAGATCTGGAAAATATAGGGAAATTATTGCCTCTTGA
- a CDS encoding polysaccharide pyruvyl transferase family protein, with product MKKMIDSPSKALAFYSAITQFDNLGDLLINKILISEVRNYARLVVNVNGVPEWYRQELGLLPEEIIEESRSKFRVRIILAGIRRLSGFKKNTFVIINPGHSYGDMKVLGGVFFRILINSTLIYLSGVRRCRFGCSIGPFWGRRESLERWQSRLTYFNSVRDSSSKSYAESIGIQNTVYFPDLAWLMETRYTRERPSIESREFVILSFRDSTPGFLGQHLDAQEYQNLLFSKIDRIVEYASNVLSKKILVCHQVERDESMSKLIYERYKSTHKVDLLDSRVTARDMEKVYSSSCLAFSNRLHVLMFSMAFGSLPVAVIDSKRHTKISGIFIDYSMESLILDIHDKDTFVRQRLDDLLQRQMPSLNEIIVDSYQKNSAIAKSLIQKTILG from the coding sequence ATGAAAAAGATGATTGATAGCCCAAGCAAAGCTTTGGCCTTCTATAGTGCAATAACTCAATTTGATAATCTTGGCGATCTCCTCATTAATAAGATTCTGATATCAGAAGTGAGGAATTATGCACGACTGGTAGTCAATGTCAATGGTGTTCCAGAATGGTACAGACAAGAACTTGGCTTGCTACCAGAGGAAATTATTGAGGAATCCAGAAGTAAATTTCGTGTTCGCATTATCTTGGCAGGTATCAGAAGGCTGTCCGGGTTCAAAAAAAATACCTTTGTGATTATCAATCCTGGACACAGTTATGGAGATATGAAAGTGCTAGGAGGTGTTTTTTTCAGAATATTGATAAACTCGACCCTGATCTACTTGTCTGGAGTCAGACGTTGCCGTTTTGGTTGCTCCATTGGCCCCTTTTGGGGAAGACGGGAAAGCCTAGAAAGATGGCAGTCTAGACTAACGTACTTTAATTCTGTAAGAGACAGCTCGTCAAAAAGCTATGCCGAAAGTATAGGAATCCAGAATACAGTATATTTTCCTGATTTAGCTTGGTTAATGGAAACACGATATACGCGAGAAAGGCCCTCTATTGAGTCTCGAGAGTTTGTAATTCTTAGCTTCCGAGATTCAACTCCTGGTTTCTTGGGTCAGCATTTAGACGCTCAAGAATATCAAAATCTACTATTCTCCAAGATAGATAGAATTGTAGAATATGCTTCGAACGTTCTATCAAAGAAGATTCTGGTTTGCCATCAAGTTGAGCGCGATGAATCTATGTCAAAGTTGATATATGAGCGCTACAAAAGCACGCATAAAGTTGATCTTCTGGACTCTAGAGTGACAGCAAGAGATATGGAAAAGGTGTATTCAAGTTCATGTCTTGCTTTTAGCAATAGGCTTCATGTCCTAATGTTTTCTATGGCTTTTGGATCTCTGCCTGTGGCTGTTATAGACTCAAAAAGGCATACGAAAATATCAGGAATTTTTATTGATTATAGTATGGAATCCTTGATACTAGATATTCATGATAAAGATACATTTGTACGGCAGAGGCTGGATGACTTGTTGCAGAGACAAATGCCATCCTTGAATGAAATTATTGTTGATTCTTATCAGAAAAACTCTGCTATTGCCAAATCTTTGATTCAAAAGACCATTTTGGGATAG
- a CDS encoding glycosyltransferase family 4 protein, producing the protein MQKPSTSKIAWLLPTTWFYWQPALSELTRYFPHTKVFTGLFPGFAKGLENPLDVEMVGKQKVVTVTKSVTSYGNNFTYLSPKILPRLFQYRPQVVFSSSFGIWTLFALLTKWLGRWKVVIAYEGSSPGVDYRNSPLRLALRRAMVWAADACITNSRTGQKYLIDCLGSPPERTFAQPYEVPDVRSLAAVNEMLEIVVPGQLLRFSDLRHPVFLFVGSMVPRKGVSCLLDACKLLKDAGSKEFSVLLVGDGPQQEDLQSYAQQHQLENCVTWVGRISYDDISTYFHHADVFVLPTLEDTWGMVVLEAMLLGKVVLCSTGAGAAELVREGENGYCFAPNDPEALAAAMQRLITDPSQIAAMGERSKAIMADYSPQQAGVFLRHVAVMVMGGEST; encoded by the coding sequence ATGCAAAAGCCCAGCACCTCTAAAATTGCCTGGCTGCTGCCAACGACCTGGTTTTATTGGCAACCCGCTTTGAGTGAACTGACTCGATATTTTCCGCATACCAAGGTTTTTACGGGGCTATTTCCAGGTTTTGCAAAAGGACTAGAAAATCCTTTAGACGTAGAGATGGTTGGTAAGCAAAAAGTGGTGACAGTTACGAAGTCTGTTACCAGTTATGGCAATAACTTTACTTATCTTTCACCCAAGATCTTGCCTCGACTGTTCCAATATCGCCCTCAAGTTGTGTTTTCTAGCTCCTTTGGCATCTGGACATTGTTTGCACTGCTAACAAAATGGCTAGGCAGATGGAAAGTCGTCATTGCATACGAAGGCAGTTCGCCGGGAGTAGATTATCGAAATTCACCCCTCAGATTGGCGTTGCGTCGAGCAATGGTGTGGGCTGCTGATGCTTGCATTACCAATAGTCGCACTGGGCAAAAGTATTTAATTGACTGCCTGGGATCGCCGCCAGAACGAACCTTTGCTCAGCCTTATGAAGTGCCGGATGTGCGCTCTCTGGCAGCAGTGAATGAAATGCTGGAGATTGTTGTTCCGGGTCAGTTGCTCCGTTTTTCAGATTTGAGGCATCCAGTTTTTCTTTTTGTGGGCAGTATGGTGCCCCGCAAAGGGGTGTCATGTTTACTGGATGCATGCAAGCTCCTGAAGGACGCAGGAAGTAAGGAGTTCAGCGTGCTGTTAGTGGGTGATGGCCCGCAGCAAGAAGATTTACAGTCATATGCGCAGCAGCATCAGCTAGAGAATTGCGTCACTTGGGTGGGGCGGATCAGCTATGACGACATCAGCACCTATTTTCATCATGCAGACGTATTTGTGTTGCCCACACTGGAAGACACCTGGGGCATGGTGGTGCTGGAGGCGATGCTGCTGGGAAAGGTGGTGCTGTGTTCTACAGGGGCGGGTGCAGCAGAGCTCGTGCGAGAGGGTGAAAATGGCTATTGCTTTGCGCCCAATGACCCAGAGGCGCTGGCTGCCGCGATGCAGCGTTTGATCACCGATCCGTCTCAGATTGCTGCGATGGGAGAGCGTTCAAAAGCAATCATGGCTGACTATAGCCCGCAGCAAGCAGGCGTATTTCTAAGACATGTTGCAGTCATGGTCATGGGAGGCGAATCAACATGA
- a CDS encoding phytanoyl-CoA dioxygenase family protein: MSIAKFSVNQPKEIQQYYREQGYVIICKALKLDKIDVLLDLVEQKKRDRLFVFNSQDTHIPTRPRLTEAGFIENSMLNPANLKFSPRLSRAIESCLVDPTVAEILSVLSGDRAHVMIQNMLFDKSTGTIEHQDHYYLDADPPGNMVAAWYALENIQEDAGCFFVLPGSHRGRVISRANAKNFSDHEDYRKEIITLIHNSDYQYKAFPLEKGDVLFWHPYTIHGAYKNTNPQHSRKSLTAHFYPAQYKPLYAANAPKLHASINPRILMTGDAIAPYVDSFKTYLRFVANALRGRGPEMVMRRENYEEAA; the protein is encoded by the coding sequence ATGTCAATTGCAAAATTTTCAGTTAACCAGCCGAAGGAGATTCAACAGTATTACCGAGAGCAAGGTTATGTTATTATTTGCAAGGCCTTGAAGCTTGACAAGATTGACGTATTGCTGGATCTGGTTGAGCAAAAGAAGCGCGATCGCCTGTTTGTCTTCAACAGCCAGGATACCCATATCCCCACCCGCCCTCGCCTTACCGAAGCAGGATTTATTGAAAACTCGATGCTAAATCCTGCGAATTTGAAGTTTTCGCCTCGACTATCTCGCGCTATTGAAAGCTGCTTGGTTGACCCAACGGTGGCCGAGATTCTGAGCGTTTTATCGGGCGATCGCGCTCATGTGATGATACAAAATATGCTGTTTGATAAGTCAACTGGCACAATCGAGCATCAAGATCACTATTACCTAGATGCTGATCCACCCGGCAATATGGTTGCAGCCTGGTATGCATTAGAAAATATTCAAGAAGATGCAGGCTGCTTTTTTGTTTTACCCGGAAGCCATAGGGGACGAGTAATTTCCAGAGCCAATGCCAAAAATTTTAGTGATCATGAAGACTATCGCAAGGAAATTATCACGCTGATTCACAATAGCGACTATCAATATAAGGCTTTTCCCTTAGAAAAAGGGGATGTTTTATTCTGGCACCCTTACACCATTCACGGAGCCTACAAAAATACTAATCCACAACATAGCCGCAAGTCGCTAACGGCACACTTTTATCCGGCTCAGTACAAGCCACTCTATGCAGCAAACGCACCCAAACTTCACGCTTCCATAAACCCGCGCATTTTGATGACAGGCGATGCGATCGCCCCCTATGTGGATAGCTTCAAAACCTACTTGCGCTTTGTTGCCAATGCTCTTCGGGGGCGCGGTCCAGAAATGGTCATGCGTCGAGAAAACTATGAAGAGGCTGCCTGA
- a CDS encoding GumC family protein, which produces MKSEPNFQPNSNPQRFGWPTSEPVLARLETVDQGTINSAAGEESWNIGWVFAALRRRAPIILGVATGTTAAAAFLILNQANNTPPSYIGSFDLLVEPVTSDVQASRQTTAAQVDGVGSTDVSRPRLDYPTQIRILRNPQLIKPLVDRLQARDPNLTDEVARQILERRLVVERLSNRIGNRDENTKIIRVSYQDSDPAVVLAALEELSGNYLKYALEQRQTSIGQAVQFIDDQLPALQEQVDRLQARLQAFRERNTLIDPALEGTQLTQQSGTLRQERLAANTNLVEARSRYAALAANDPVAILSQAPEYGTLLGLFQQYEAELATEAARMTDLNPDMQYLQERRNNIQQLINREARRVLDKVEDQIRVLEDRNRAIAQSESQIQQQIRNLPAAANEYDELQRQLNIATGILTEFSARQKALQVDAAQEQTPWELINPPTLLRNANGDPTNIASINVSQYLLLAALLGSLLGVGVGLLIEILADRYHAPDELKMGARLPVLGQIPLQPMPIFTADQQLSPLFLESFQSLLTRVNLLSASQPLRSLAISSATPEEGKSTVALYLAQAAASLGQRVLLVDADLRRPTLHERLSLPNDLGLTDLLSDNDVSLKQVIRRRSPDSSLYVITAGSMAPNPIRLLTSPRMQEVARQCAGLFDLVIYDTPPILNLADSSVVAAYTNGTLIVASLGQVQRKQLSDALETFRVSNLPILGIVANRVRVNEKAVYSAYTRV; this is translated from the coding sequence ATGAAAAGCGAACCCAACTTTCAACCCAATTCCAATCCCCAGCGCTTTGGCTGGCCCACGTCAGAACCTGTTCTGGCCAGGCTAGAGACAGTCGATCAGGGTACTATCAATAGCGCTGCGGGAGAAGAATCCTGGAATATCGGCTGGGTCTTTGCAGCGCTGCGGCGACGCGCCCCAATTATCCTGGGCGTGGCTACTGGCACTACAGCAGCCGCCGCGTTTTTGATCTTGAACCAGGCAAACAACACGCCACCGTCTTACATCGGCAGCTTTGATTTACTCGTAGAGCCAGTTACCAGCGATGTCCAAGCCAGTCGCCAAACAACGGCTGCCCAGGTTGACGGAGTTGGCAGCACAGACGTGAGTCGGCCAAGGTTAGACTACCCTACTCAAATTCGGATTCTCCGCAATCCGCAACTGATCAAGCCCCTAGTCGATCGCCTCCAGGCGCGTGATCCCAACTTGACCGATGAAGTTGCGCGGCAGATTTTGGAGCGGCGGCTTGTGGTGGAACGTCTCAGCAACCGCATCGGCAACAGAGACGAAAACACGAAAATTATCCGAGTCTCCTATCAAGATAGTGATCCAGCAGTGGTGCTGGCTGCGCTGGAAGAGCTTTCAGGTAATTACTTAAAATACGCCCTAGAGCAGCGCCAAACCAGCATTGGGCAAGCAGTACAGTTCATTGATGACCAGCTTCCGGCATTGCAGGAGCAGGTCGATCGCCTCCAGGCACGGCTGCAGGCCTTTCGAGAGCGCAACACGCTGATTGATCCGGCTCTGGAGGGCACGCAACTGACGCAGCAGTCGGGCACTTTGCGGCAAGAGCGACTGGCCGCAAATACCAACCTGGTCGAAGCGCGATCGCGCTATGCGGCCCTAGCTGCGAACGATCCCGTCGCCATCCTCAGCCAAGCACCCGAATATGGCACGCTGCTGGGACTGTTTCAGCAGTATGAAGCAGAACTGGCCACCGAGGCCGCTCGCATGACCGACCTCAACCCCGACATGCAGTATCTCCAGGAGCGGCGCAACAACATCCAGCAGTTGATTAACCGCGAAGCGCGGCGCGTGTTGGATAAAGTCGAAGACCAGATCCGTGTGCTAGAAGACCGAAACCGGGCGATCGCCCAGTCCGAGAGCCAGATTCAGCAGCAGATCCGCAATCTGCCTGCCGCCGCCAACGAATACGACGAACTCCAGCGGCAGCTCAACATTGCCACTGGCATTCTCACCGAGTTTTCGGCCCGGCAAAAGGCGCTCCAGGTCGATGCTGCCCAGGAGCAAACCCCGTGGGAGCTGATCAACCCCCCAACCCTGCTGCGTAATGCGAACGGCGATCCAACCAACATCGCCAGCATCAACGTTAGCCAGTATTTGCTTCTCGCAGCATTGTTAGGGTCGCTGCTGGGCGTTGGCGTGGGGCTGCTGATCGAAATCCTGGCCGATCGCTATCACGCGCCGGATGAACTGAAGATGGGGGCGAGGCTGCCTGTGCTGGGGCAAATTCCGCTCCAGCCGATGCCAATTTTCACGGCTGACCAGCAGCTCTCGCCGTTGTTTCTGGAATCATTCCAGTCCTTGCTAACGCGGGTGAATTTGCTGAGTGCGTCGCAGCCGCTGCGATCGCTCGCCATTAGCTCCGCTACACCGGAGGAAGGCAAATCCACCGTGGCGCTGTATCTGGCGCAGGCGGCGGCCTCGCTGGGGCAGCGGGTGCTGCTGGTGGATGCCGATTTGCGGCGACCGACGCTGCACGAGCGGCTGAGCCTGCCGAATGATCTAGGCTTGACGGATTTGCTGAGCGACAACGATGTGTCGCTAAAGCAGGTGATCCGGCGGCGATCGCCCGACTCCTCGCTCTACGTCATCACCGCAGGCTCAATGGCTCCCAACCCCATCCGTCTGCTCACGTCTCCCCGGATGCAGGAAGTCGCCCGCCAGTGCGCTGGCCTGTTTGACCTAGTGATTTACGATACACCACCAATTCTGAACCTGGCAGATTCTAGCGTCGTCGCCGCCTACACCAACGGTACGCTGATCGTCGCCAGCCTGGGTCAAGTGCAGCGTAAGCAATTGTCCGACGCGCTGGAAACCTTCCGCGTGTCGAATCTGCCCATTTTGGGCATTGTGGCAAACCGGGTGCGGGTCAACGAGAAAGCAGTCTATTCTGCTTATACGAGGGTTTAA